TAAACTCCTTGGCTTCCCAGTGATCAAGTGATCCCGATGAAAAAGAACCTATCATCAGCTTTTCACCCGTACCTTCGGCGCGAATAGTAATACTTAAAAATAGTAACAGATAGAAAAATAACAGCTTACTGAAAACGTGCATTAAAAGTTTTTCCTGTTTACAATTAAATTTATTAAAAGACGGATTTCACTCCGAAGTGCAATTCTGGTAATCTTTACTTGCCCTTTAAATTTATACTAAAAATGCTTATATTCCTATTCAAATAGCCATCTACTCATAAAAACATCAAGAATTCACACAAACCTATAGGTGACAATTAATTTAGTGGATTGTTTTCGTGTAAGCAAATAACAGTAGTGTTACACAATAATAATATTAGCTATTGTTTAAAAAAGATCAGATAGGTCTGGTTTATTTTTCTAGTTGCTATATAATTAGCGGCTTACCAAAGATATAGATGCCTCGGTGGCGAAATTGGTAGACGCAAGGGACTTAAAATCCCTCGACTGTAAGGTCATGCCGGTTCGATTCCGGCCCGAGGCACCATATTTTAGTATATTAAAACAAGGACTTAAGCATTTATGCCTAGTCCTTTTTTTATGCCTAAAATTTACGGGTCATGGCCGGGTCATGTTTCAAAGTAGATTTACAGTATGTTCAAGTAACCTTTAGGGATAATTAATTTAAATATCATAGGCAACCATTACCGATTTTTTAGCGTAAATATAAAGTGGCCTTAACACTTCTTGATTTAAAGCTATAATCCTTCATAACTTTACCCTGGATTTCAACCACTAGCTAATCCTCTAAATAATCTATTTCCCAAATTCCACGCACAAAAAAACAAGCATTGCCCATCTCTGATTGCTTCACCAGCAAATTTTTTTAGACACTCGCTAATAAGTTGGCGTTACTTCCCATTATATAAGACTGATTTTTATCATCTCATGTGAATAAAATTGTTTTTATCGACAACACATAAAACGCTAAATCTTTATCCCAATTTAAATGTATTCCGTATTATCGCAAGCCATTCTTAATTGTTAGTCATATCCAAGTAGTTTATGATTGGGTAGGAACCACCATTAATAGTGGTTAAACAGATTCCCCCGTTGGCGTCGCAATCGCTACATATAGTAAACCCTACTCAATCAAACAATAAATCACTAATGGCTATCAAAAAATCCGAGCTTTACAGCTCGCTATGGAAAAGCTGCGACGAACTTCGCGGCGGTATGGATGCATCCCAGTATAAGGACTATGTACTGGTATTGCTGTTTGTTAAATACATCTCCGACAAATACGCCGGTCAGAAAGATTCCCTGATAGAAGTGCCGATGGGTGGCAGCTTTGCTGACATGGTCGCACTTAAAGGTGACAAGGAGATCGGTGACAAGATCAACATTATCATCAGTAACCTTGCAGATGCCAACGACCTGAAAGGTGTTATTGATGTTGCCGACTTTAACGATGCCGAGAAGTTGGGCAAAGGTAAAGAGATGGTGGATCGACTGTCCAATCTGGTCAGCATTTTTAATACACCTGGACTCGATTTTAAAGGCAATCGTGCTGAAGGCGATGATATTCTGGGTGATGCTTACGAATATTTAATGCGCCATTTCGCAACCGAATCCGGCAAGAGCAAAGGCCAGTTTTACACGCCGGCAGAAGTCTCACGCATTATGGCGAAAGTAATAGGTATTGGCAGTGCCAGCAGTGCCAACCAAACCTTGTATGATCCAACCTGCGGCTCGGCGTCGTTATTGCTTAAAGCCCATGACGAAGCGCGTAGCAACACCGGTTTGGATATCACCATTTATGGGCAAGAAATGGATAACGCTACCGCCGCGTTAGCCAAAATGAACATGATTTTGCACGATTGTCCGACGGCAGAAATCTGGAAAGACAACACACTTTCCAGTCCGTACTTTAAACAAGCGGATGGGCATTTAAAAACCTTTGATTTTGCCGTTGCCAATCCGCCGTTTTTAACCAAAGCCTGGAGCAATGGCTTTAACCTGGCAGAAGATGACTACCACCGTTTTGACTACGGTATCCCACCTGCCAAAAATGGTGACTATGCCTTCTTGCTGCATATTCTTACCTCCTTAAAAAGCACAGGTAAAGGCGCGGTGATTTTACCGCATGGCGTCTTATTCCGTGGCGGTGCCGAAGGTGTTATTCGTAAAAACGTCATTCAGCGCGGCTATATCAAAGGCATCATTGGCCTGCCTGCCAACCTGTTTTACGGTACCGGCATTCCCGCCTGTATTATTGTGTTGGACAAGGATAACGCAGCTGCCCGCAAAGGCTTGTTTATGATCGACGCCAGCAAGGGTTATATTAAAGACGGTAACAAAAACCGTCTGCGCGCCCAAGATATTCATAAAATCGTCGATACCTTTAACAAGCAAATCGAAACAGCCAAATATGCTCGCTTGGTTCCGGTGGCAGAAATTGTAGCCAATGACTTTAATCTTAACCTGCCTCGCTATATAGATAGCAGTGATGCCGAAGACTTGCAGGATATTGCCGCTCATCTTAAAGGCGGCATACCGCATTATGATATTGACGGGCTTGCTGCTTACTGGAAAGTATTTCCTGCCGTGCGCAGGGAACTGTTTAGCGATGCTGGCCGTACTGGTTACAGTTTACTTAAAGTAGATGCAGCCCAAATCAAAGCCATCATTTTTGCACATCCGGAATTTACTGCATTTAACCAACAAGTCACCCAACTGTTTGTGGATTGGATGGCAAGCAACATGCCATTGTTAACCGGTATCCAGCCCGGTGATCGTCCCAAGACCTTAATTGATAGCTTATCAGAAAACCTGCTGGAAACATTCCGCACCGTACCGCTCATTGATGCTTATGATGTCTATCAACATCTGCTCGATTATTGGAGTGAAACACTACAGGATGATGTTTATCAACTCAGCCATGAAGGTTGGCAAGCAGTTTTGGACGGCAAAGCCAATACGGATTTAATCCCTACCCTATTAATTGTTGCCCGTTACTTTAATACTGAACGACAAGCCATCGACCAACTGGAAGCCGACCGCGAAGCCATTAGTCGGCAAATGGAAGAGCAAGATGAAGAACACGGCGGTGAAGATGGTTTACTGGCCGAAGGTAAAACCGATAAAGGCAAACTCAGTGCCAAGAGCGTCAAAGATCGGCTGAAAGCCCTCAAAAATGACAACGAGGCCGTTGAAGAACAAACCGCTTTGGAAGCTTATCTGGCGCTAATTGAACAAGAATCAGCCGCAGCTAAAAAAGTAAAGGAAGCGCAAAAAGCTCTGGATACTCAAGTCATCCGCAAATATGCGCAACTCAGCGAGGCCGAAATAACAACACTGGTGGTGGAAGATAAATGGCTGACCGCCTTGGCTACCAGTGTGCAAAGTGAATTGGATCGGGTCAGTCAGGCATTAACCGGACGTATCAAACAACTCGCTGAACGTTATGCCAAACCATTGCCTAAATTGACCGAAGAACTGGAAGCGCTGGCCAGCCGGGTCGATGAGCATCTAAAAAAGATGGGCTTTGTATGGAACTGATGGCTACCGATGACTACCGATGACTACCAACAGCTGTTAAAGCAAATTTCCGATACCTATACGCAAGGTCGCATACGAGCAGTCCAGGCCGTCAATGTTCAGATTACAGAAACCTATTGGCAACTGGGTCGGCATATTGTTGAGTTTGAGCAAGGTGGTAAAATCAGGGCCGATTACGGCAAAGCGCTGATTGCCAGTTTGGCTAAAGACCTGAATTTGCTACATGGCAAGGGCTTCAGCCGCAGTAATTTGGTGTACATGCGCTTGCTTTACCTACGTTACCCAATAAGTCAGAAGCCTTCTCACCAATTGAGTTGGTCACATTATGTTGAACTGCTCAAGCTTGATGACGAATTGGAACGCAGTTTTTACGAGCAACAAGCGATTGCCGAACACTGGTCAGTACCGGAACTCAAACGGCAAAAAGCGGCTTCGCTGTTTCTGCGTCTGGCAGCAGGTAAAGACAAAGCCGATATTTTACAACTGGCCGCACAAGGTCAAATCGTTGCCCAACCCGCCGACCTGTTACGTGAACCTTATGTGTTTGAGTTTCTAAAAATCCCCGAACCCTGGCAAGTTTCCGAAAACCATCTGGAAACTGTACTCTGCAACCACTTGCAACAGTTTCTATTGGAATTAGGCAAAGGCTTTACCTTCGTCGGACGGCAATACCGCATCACGCTTAATAACAACCATTACAGAGTTGATTTGGTTTTTTACCATCGTATCCTGCGTTGCTTTGTACTGATCGACCTGAAAATCAATGAAGTACAACACCATGATATTGGCCAGATGAATATGTACCTGGGCTACTTTGCCAGCGAGGAAAACATCGAAGGCGACAACCCGCCTATCGGCATTATCCTGACCAAAAACAAGGACGAACTGTTGGTGGAATACGCTACTTATCAAATGAACAGCCAGCTTTTCGTACAAAAATACCAGCTCTATCTGCCGGATCGCGAAGAACTGCGCAAGGAACTGGAATTAAGCTTACGCGAGGTGGAAGCGGATGAATAAGAATCCACTGGCTATTGAAGAAGCAAGTAGCACGTATTAATTAGTGGCTGACAATTGCGGCTTGCCGAAAGGCTATAAGCAGACTGAGGTGGGGGTGATTCCGGAGGATTGGGATGTTGCTAAGATAGGTGATTTGATCGATTACACCAAAAGTTATGCTTTTCAGTCCAAGGAATATACAAATGATGGTATACGAGTTATCAGGGTGAGTGATACAACCTATGATTCAATTATAGATTCATCACCGATATTCGTCAGTTCCAGTAAAGCATCACAATATGCTAAATGGACTCTAAAAGAAAATGACATCGTAGTATCGACTGTGGGTTCTAAGCCTCCCATGTATGATTCAATGGTCGGCAAAGTAATCATAATTAAACGTCAATACGATGGTGCGCTACTTAATCAAAATGCTGTTTTAATAAGAGATCGAAAGAACCGCAGGGACTTTCAACTACTCTTACTGAGTCATTTTAGAACGAAAAGATACTTCGGATTTATAGAGTCGATTTTTCGAGGTAATGCAAACCAAGCCAGCATTACACTCAAAGAGCTATTTGAATTTCCTATACCTTTTCCACAATCTGGTATTGAACAACACGCAATTGCCTCCGCACTATCCGATGTCGATGCTCTGCTCGCCAAACTCGACCAACTTATCACCAAGAAGCGCGACCTCAAACAGGCCGCCATGCAGCAACTACTCACCGGCCAGATTCGTTTACCGGGGGTTAGTGGTGAGTGGTTAACGGTTAAAGCCGAGAGATAGGTCAGTTCCGAGGTGGAAGCGGATTTCCTATAAAATGCCAAGGAGAAACTACGGGGAGATTTCCATTGTTCAAGGTTTCAGATATGAATAACGATGGAAATGGCACTTTCATGAAAACTGCGAATAATTACATCGGTGAAGATATTCGCAAGCAGCTTGGTGCTACTGCTTTCCCTGCTAATAGCATCGTATTTGCTAAAGTCGGTGCTGCCGTATTTTTGGAGCGGAAAAAAATATTGATTAGGTCAAGTTGTTTGGACAACAACATGGCGGCTTTTGTGATGGACTCCAATCGCGCATATTTTCGCTTCATACATTATGTGCTACTCAATATCAAATTAGGTGCTTTGGTGAGTACTACTGCGCTACCTTCGTTAAGTGGTAGCGTACTTTCAAATATTGATTTACAGCTTCCCTCTTTAACAGAACAAATCGCCATAGCCACCCTCCTTTCCGATATGGACACCGAAATCACTGCCCTTGAAGTCCGCCGCGACAAAACCCGTGACCTTAAACAAGGCATGATGCAGGAACTACTGACCGGCAAGATTCGCTTAATTTAACACGGGAGCGTTAAGAACTAAAATAGCAGCTTGTGTTATTTTAGTTTCCTCGTAAAATCTAAATTAACAAACGAAATTATTTTAGTTTTTAGGAAAAGCCACAGCAATGAAAAGTTTTCAGGCAGGTCAGAACGTCCAGCAAGCCCATTATAAAAGTTTTCAGCCTAATCCTATCAACCGTGCTTGGGTGCTGGATAATATGGCGTTAATTCAGTTACTGGGACAGGCTGATCGGGAACTGGGCCGACTGGACATGTATTCGGACTACATCCCCAATATCGATTTATTTATCCGTATGCACGTGTTGAAGGAGTCTACGCAATCGAGCAAGATTGAAGGCACGCAGACCAATATGGAAGAAGCGCTGCTGGAGCAGGAAGATGTCGCGCTGGATAAACGGGATGACTGGGAGGAGGTGCAAAACTATGTGGCGGCTATGAATCAGGCGATTGTAACTTTGCAGACGCTGCCCTTTTCTGCACGCTTGATCCGTGAGACACACAAAACTTTGATGCAAAGTGTGCGCGGCAAGCACAAGCAGCCGGGCGAGTTCCGGCTTAGCCAGAATTGGATAGGTGGGGCAACGCTTAACGATGCGGTGTTCGTGCCGCCAGTGCATACTTCCATTGGCGAGCTGATCGGCGATATTGAACAGTTTGTGCATAATGATAAACAGTATTTTCCCGAGTTACTAAAAATTGCCTTGGTACATTACCAGTTTGAAACCATCCACCCATTCCTTGATGGCAATGGTCGCGTGGGGCGCTTGCTGATTACGTTGTATCTGGTGAGCAAAGGGATATTGAAGCAACCGGTCTTGTATTTGTCGGATTTTTTCGAGCGCAATCGCTCCCTTTATTACGACAATCTGATGCGGGTGCGGGAAAAAAACGATTTGCAGCAATGGTTCAAGTTCTTTCTGGTCGGCGTTATTGAAACCGCGCAAAGCAGTATTACCACGTTCGACAATATTCTGAAGCTGCAAAAGCAGGTAGATAGTCAAATAGAAACCTTGGGCAGCAGAACTGCTAATGCACGGAAAGTAATTCATTATTTGTACCAACGTCCGATGATTGATGCCGCCAAAGTGGGCGAGGTGGCTGAAATATCATCTGCCTCGGCCTACAAGCTGATTGTCGATTTGGAACGGTTTGGCATATTAAAGGAAATCACCGGAGGCAAACGCGGCAAGATGTATGTGTTTACGGATTACTTACAGCTATTCAACTAACGACGGAAAAACAGCGCCATGGAATCATCTAATGTCGGCCAAATAGAAAAACTAACCCAAGCCCGTGTGGTTAAGCTGTTTAGCGAGTCATTGGGTTACGAGTATTTGGGTAACTGGATAGACCGAACAAATAATCGCAATATTGAGTCTGTTCGGCGACAATTACCCTGTCCGGTCGGCGTCAATTATCTTGACCGGTTGACCGATATGTAGGACAAGGGTGTATTTCAATTTTTTGGAGTCCACCCTTGGCTGGAAAACGTATCACTCAACGTCAAGAGAGTTTATATATGAACACACGTAAATCAGGAAAAAGCCAAGAAACCGCAGCAGCTAAAGCCTCCATTTCTGAGCGTTCCGGTCGAAGAATAGAAAAAGGTGAACGATTATCAATTCATGGAGAACGTCATTGGCGTACTCGTGAAGACCCTTTGGAAGCTATTTGGAAAAAAGAATTGGTGCCCTTGCTAGAGAAAGAAGCGCAACTAACGGGCTTAACACTTTGGGAATATCTGGAAGATGAACATGCCGGTAAATTTCCCTTTAGCGTATTGCGAACCCTTCAGCGTCGTGTCAAACAGTGGAAAGCAACCGAAGGACCGGAGAAAGTGGTGATCTTTCGTCAGTCCGTGCCGGCTGGACAGCAAGGCTTATCAGACTTCAGTCATCCAAATACCGAAATTACCATCCAGAATAAAGTGTTTACCCATCTCTTGTACCAGTTTCGTTTTGCTTATAGTGGTTGGCGTTATGTACAGATCATTTTGGGCGGTGAAAGTTATTCCGCCTTGGCCGATGGCTTGCAGTCAGCGTTAACGCTGACCGGTGGCAGTCCTGTTGAGCATCGTACCGACAGTTTAAGTGCGGCTTTTATTAACAGCGTTGAAGAGCAGAAATTGACGCAATCTTATGATGCGCTCTGTGCCCATTATAACTTGCGGGCAACACGCAATAATCGTGGCGTGAGCCATGAAAACGGGGCGATTGAATGTGCCCATGGATCCTTTAAACGACGACTGGATCAAGCCCTAAAGCTGAGAGGAAGTGCTGATTTTGCCGCCATCAAAGATTATCAGGCATTTCTAAACAAGGTTACAGAGCGCCTAAACAAACGCTGCCAAGGCCGCTTTAAAGATGAGCAACTGGCCTTACAAGCTTTACCGGGAGAGCGCTTCATGGATTATAGCGAGCTCAGTCTGAAAGTGACGCGCAGCAGCACCCTGGAAGTCA
Above is a window of Methylobacter sp. S3L5C DNA encoding:
- a CDS encoding class I SAM-dependent DNA methyltransferase, which produces MAIKKSELYSSLWKSCDELRGGMDASQYKDYVLVLLFVKYISDKYAGQKDSLIEVPMGGSFADMVALKGDKEIGDKINIIISNLADANDLKGVIDVADFNDAEKLGKGKEMVDRLSNLVSIFNTPGLDFKGNRAEGDDILGDAYEYLMRHFATESGKSKGQFYTPAEVSRIMAKVIGIGSASSANQTLYDPTCGSASLLLKAHDEARSNTGLDITIYGQEMDNATAALAKMNMILHDCPTAEIWKDNTLSSPYFKQADGHLKTFDFAVANPPFLTKAWSNGFNLAEDDYHRFDYGIPPAKNGDYAFLLHILTSLKSTGKGAVILPHGVLFRGGAEGVIRKNVIQRGYIKGIIGLPANLFYGTGIPACIIVLDKDNAAARKGLFMIDASKGYIKDGNKNRLRAQDIHKIVDTFNKQIETAKYARLVPVAEIVANDFNLNLPRYIDSSDAEDLQDIAAHLKGGIPHYDIDGLAAYWKVFPAVRRELFSDAGRTGYSLLKVDAAQIKAIIFAHPEFTAFNQQVTQLFVDWMASNMPLLTGIQPGDRPKTLIDSLSENLLETFRTVPLIDAYDVYQHLLDYWSETLQDDVYQLSHEGWQAVLDGKANTDLIPTLLIVARYFNTERQAIDQLEADREAISRQMEEQDEEHGGEDGLLAEGKTDKGKLSAKSVKDRLKALKNDNEAVEEQTALEAYLALIEQESAAAKKVKEAQKALDTQVIRKYAQLSEAEITTLVVEDKWLTALATSVQSELDRVSQALTGRIKQLAERYAKPLPKLTEELEALASRVDEHLKKMGFVWN
- a CDS encoding YhcG family protein, with translation MTTDDYQQLLKQISDTYTQGRIRAVQAVNVQITETYWQLGRHIVEFEQGGKIRADYGKALIASLAKDLNLLHGKGFSRSNLVYMRLLYLRYPISQKPSHQLSWSHYVELLKLDDELERSFYEQQAIAEHWSVPELKRQKAASLFLRLAAGKDKADILQLAAQGQIVAQPADLLREPYVFEFLKIPEPWQVSENHLETVLCNHLQQFLLELGKGFTFVGRQYRITLNNNHYRVDLVFYHRILRCFVLIDLKINEVQHHDIGQMNMYLGYFASEENIEGDNPPIGIILTKNKDELLVEYATYQMNSQLFVQKYQLYLPDREELRKELELSLREVEADE
- a CDS encoding restriction endonuclease subunit S: MADNCGLPKGYKQTEVGVIPEDWDVAKIGDLIDYTKSYAFQSKEYTNDGIRVIRVSDTTYDSIIDSSPIFVSSSKASQYAKWTLKENDIVVSTVGSKPPMYDSMVGKVIIIKRQYDGALLNQNAVLIRDRKNRRDFQLLLLSHFRTKRYFGFIESIFRGNANQASITLKELFEFPIPFPQSGIEQHAIASALSDVDALLAKLDQLITKKRDLKQAAMQQLLTGQIRLPGVSGEWLTVKAER
- a CDS encoding restriction endonuclease subunit S, translating into MGQFRGGSGFPIKCQGETTGRFPLFKVSDMNNDGNGTFMKTANNYIGEDIRKQLGATAFPANSIVFAKVGAAVFLERKKILIRSSCLDNNMAAFVMDSNRAYFRFIHYVLLNIKLGALVSTTALPSLSGSVLSNIDLQLPSLTEQIAIATLLSDMDTEITALEVRRDKTRDLKQGMMQELLTGKIRLI
- a CDS encoding Fic family protein; amino-acid sequence: MKSFQAGQNVQQAHYKSFQPNPINRAWVLDNMALIQLLGQADRELGRLDMYSDYIPNIDLFIRMHVLKESTQSSKIEGTQTNMEEALLEQEDVALDKRDDWEEVQNYVAAMNQAIVTLQTLPFSARLIRETHKTLMQSVRGKHKQPGEFRLSQNWIGGATLNDAVFVPPVHTSIGELIGDIEQFVHNDKQYFPELLKIALVHYQFETIHPFLDGNGRVGRLLITLYLVSKGILKQPVLYLSDFFERNRSLYYDNLMRVREKNDLQQWFKFFLVGVIETAQSSITTFDNILKLQKQVDSQIETLGSRTANARKVIHYLYQRPMIDAAKVGEVAEISSASAYKLIVDLERFGILKEITGGKRGKMYVFTDYLQLFN
- the istA gene encoding IS21 family transposase → MNTRKSGKSQETAAAKASISERSGRRIEKGERLSIHGERHWRTREDPLEAIWKKELVPLLEKEAQLTGLTLWEYLEDEHAGKFPFSVLRTLQRRVKQWKATEGPEKVVIFRQSVPAGQQGLSDFSHPNTEITIQNKVFTHLLYQFRFAYSGWRYVQIILGGESYSALADGLQSALTLTGGSPVEHRTDSLSAAFINSVEEQKLTQSYDALCAHYNLRATRNNRGVSHENGAIECAHGSFKRRLDQALKLRGSADFAAIKDYQAFLNKVTERLNKRCQGRFKDEQLALQALPGERFMDYSELSLKVTRSSTLEVKRVLYTVPSRMIGENVRVHVYHDRLAFFVGQTLTSTLARVYPNAGSHERGGNCQCSCRLDG